The DNA window TGGCGGAACTGCCCCAGAAAGGGAAATCCTGTGGCGGGTGAGCAGAGAACCAGAAACCCAAACAACTCATAGCACCAGCGTTAGGGTCGAGGTTAGCTTAATGCTCGCGgggctagctagcgttagctccgCGTTGTGTCTCACAACATGCTGGTGCAACACCGCCTGGTTCACTCGTCCTGCTGCTACGATCACTGTGTTGCTATCTCGGTTCATTCCCTGTCCCTTAAAAACTGCCAGGTTAGCATCACAATGTGACGATGTTAGCATAATTGTACACATAGCTAGTTGTTGTTGCTAGCAGGTAGATAGCCGATGTATTGAATGAGCGCTGTGGATAATATAAGTGCAAAGTTTGTTAAATATTAGTGTGAACTTCTGTCATTGTCAGCGAGACAGTctttattttccacatttttaaatGGAGCTTGGTATGAAGCTGTATCTATAGCCGACTTGCTCCTGTAGCTAACGGGCTGTCAGAGCTCAACTCCTCCCTGATAAACGTGGAATCTGCGAGTGTCTAACTCTAAATTCACTTTACAATAAACAAAGTTGTGGGCTGTGTTGAGGTAGTTAGTTTACCAGGCTTGTACAGCGCTTAACTTaggtgttgttgatgttttagCCTCAGCTAGCTGCGTTGTGGAGGCATCACGTGTCAAAACAAACCGGGAGCATGGTGCACTGTACATGATGCTGGGATTCTGTCACATGTCCTGTAACATAAATACCACATTTCTTCACACCAGTGCATCATCCAGACAGGGATCCAGATCCAAGGTGCACACTTATTACTCTTTAGAAAGTAGAATCCAGAGTTTTATTGATTATCACctagatacatttatttgtcccaaacacatgcacagacatgcacaagcacactcatgcaaggagggaaatttaacctctgcttttaacccatctggtgcaggacacacagagcagtgggcagccatgtacggagcccggggagcagatgttaggggagtaaggtgccttgctcaggggcactagacagggtagttttggacagatcaatccaggttcgtctctggttcgactccacggagaaacaaccacatagacgaacctggattgatctgtccaaaaatctatgaccttttctgcccatagtccaagtttctgccactagtcctgATGGGACCTCAGGACAAACTTCTACCTTGTTGTGTTTACTTTTAATCCAAACAATAATATCCTGTCTTGGCCTCTCCCCGCAGGGAATttgacagttttgtttttttgtttagatATTACTGTAATGCAGTTCATAGTGTAGCCCTCAGCTCCATTGGTGAATCCCTGCTCCCCTATGAACCTGCAGAGCCTCAGGTTCTCCAGCCGGGCTCTGCGGACTGTCACTAATTCCAGACTCAAGAATAAAAGGGAACAGAGTTTTGCAGTCAAGGCTCCTCTGCTCTGGAACTCCTGGCCCGAGGATCAGAGACTTGCATacttattatttaaatgttttattaatactAGTACACCATTATTTTATCTACAAACGTTGgcatgtttattattatatatcgTTATTCTTTTCATCCCGTATTTCATATAACGTATTATTCGATCTTACAATCTTATTTGCCTCAGttgtgaaatgtttattttatgttttaatcttGTTTCAACCATGTAAAGcccttttttttaacctgtGTTGAAAAGTTTGTTATATTACCAGGCCAAAGCAGAAGACTAGCCAAGTGGCCCCAGACTCCCACATTTACTCCGTATTATTTGGATTTTCATATTTGCAATAATCACAAACTTGTTGGAAATTCTTACCAGTGAGAGGCAATATCAGCTCTGATGGGTCGTCCATCTTCCACCTGCTCTTTTTGTGGGACCATCGGAGGAACTCTAGTTTGAAGAATCTAATTGGTTTGGTTCTTTCATAATAGATAGAGAACTTTAAGGCTGTAATCAACAAGTATTTCCATTCATAAGATGTCtcaaaattattttctattttcaggTTAATATACCATAATATCTTGTTTAGTCTGAAGAGCTGTCAAAAGTTTGAGGATGTTGGGGCTACTGCAATAGGAAACTAGGGGAAATTAATTTTTGGGGCATTTCTTCTTcaaaaaaagactttaaaaaaaaaaaaaattattagcTATCAACATCACTGCCAGTTCATTTTCTGTCCACCAGCTAAGGGATTAATAATCTAATCATAGAGTGAGGGCACCAAGGGGAATATAATGAGACTGCCATCCATGTGTAATGGGGGTCAGTCGGGGTCCGAACAACAAATCATCTCCTGAACCCAAACAGCATAAATCTGGTCATGCAGCTTTAACGCATAACCCCACATGATTCATCAAATTTTTGTATCTTTAATTTGGTAGGGTGATAAAGTGTTGTCAATATGGTGGCTTtggaaataattttttttttttagaaatttaGGTAATTGAATCGATAAAAATACAGTGTGCACGAGGGCTCTAACAAAACTATCCACCTTTAAGAGTCTCTACTCCACAGAGGTTTTATACTTCATACTTTAACAAAATCACAGATTGAttggtttttattttccctctcAGGTAAATTCCTTCCAATGAAAACAATGTTGGGCCCCCGATACGATGACCAAGTTGCAGAGGGGAACAGGTTCAATCCGGAAATGCTGTCCAACTTCTTAAAAAGCCTAAAAGTAAGTAACTCCACAATGACCTAAATCCTGattctgaaactgaaaaattAACAATGCGCCCTGTTGTTTTCGTCTCCAGGTGAAAATGGGTTTGCTTATAGATTTGACGAACACTACTCGCTTTTACGACCGCAATGACATCGAGACGGAGGGCATCAAATATTTGAAACTGCAGTGTAAAGGGTAAGAGTGTAGTTGCCTTCATGAGTTGGACAAATTGTAAGTTGTTGTTCCTTCAGTGATAATTATGTAGTAAGTCTAACGAGCCTCTGTTTGTTTTAGCCACGGGGAAAGCCCTTCAAAAGAGACCACTGAGATGTTCATCAAACTCTGCGACGACTTCATAGAGAAAAATCCAACAGAAATGATAGGTAAGCGAACTGTAGAAACCGTAACAGTTGGATCCATCTTTCTTTTATCTATGCCACTTATCCCCTGGACAGGTTGCCTGCGTAACACAGCGCCTCACATTCATACCCACGGTCAATTCAGAGTCTCAAGTTCACCTAACCCAAATTTAGCACGTCTTTGAACTGTGGTAAGAAGCCAGAGAACCTTAAGAATATCCACACGGATGGGACATGttaactccacacagaaaaacTGTATTCTTGCCTTGAATTCACTTCAATTTGTGAAAAACTAATTGAAGATTTCTATTACAATGTTGTAAAATGATTGCATTACTCTATGTtaccagcagagagcagccTTACTCCAACATTGGACAGTTGCGAATGAAAGCAAGGTTAtgtctcatttaaaaacaattctgTAATGGTAGTATTGTCTTTGACATCCAACAGCTTCCCTGTACAACCAGTCTGCTCAGTGTTCTCGTGTGTTACTGCCCTGAGTTGCACATGCACCTTTCCAGATGTGCATGACCGTTAAACAGATCATATATCAACACAGTCTTGTgcaagtcattttatttttggttttctAAGTATGTAGGAGTTCCACAtgagaaacaaaacactttcCTCCCACAGAACTCTGTGTAGGTGATTTTCTAGGTGCAATGGCATCGAAAGGCACCAAGGCTGAAACCTGGTTCAACATGTGGGCTAATGCTTTTATTCTCTGTTGTTCTGACTacattgtattttttatttccttgaAAATTATATAGTTGtatcagtaaacattttttagcaacagcagcagttacAGTTAGATCAGGACCCTATCAAGTCCACATATCACAGGGATATTGAATTGTACTTTCACCTCAGTGACAGCAGGGTGCTCTCTTACATCGGTCTCACACCTTCTCATCCTGTCCAGATCCGCTCGTACCTTTTTTAACAGCTTCTGATGTGTAAATCCAAACCGCTCAAACATCAGCACAATGTGTGAACATCACATCAACCATGTGCCGTCGTGAACCAGCCGGTGATTAGGTTTTGTTGTCTCTGCGGTACACATGTGCAAATTGGACAGTTGGGCTGCTAAATCTGATCCTCGTCCTCTGACACTGGTTCATTTTATCTTCATTAGCGTTGCCAGGCTAACCTCCTCTACTAGGGAAATATGAGATTCAGATGGTTTGAACTCGTGTGGCTGAATGCTGCTGTGAACCATTTAATGAAGATGTCACTTTGATTACGATGTTTTTCAGAAGGCTTTTATATTAGCCCTGGAATCCAGTTTCTCCTTTTATAGACACGTCCGCTTCACTTCAAAATGGACTGCacactgtttgtctgttttctctgtttctttttcccttttcatcCACTCTTTACCTCTCTGAATGGTTCAACCACCTCTTGGTGGCCCGTGTGTGTGCAACGGCTGGTGTCAGGCTGGTTTTTGATGTTGGTATAAAGGCAGgaccccccacctctctctctctctctaagaaGAAGGGGATCTGCTGGTTAGTCTTTTGACGGTGGGACTTCAAAACATGGACTCAGCCTGAACACATTTCAAAGAGgactttttttgtgttgtgttaaacCACAAGGCACAATTCAAATGAGTGCTGATATGAGTTTCTACATATTGCACCTCCaatagtgttttttaaaaatgcttATGATATGTATTATAAATGTAGACTTGAGGTAGAGTTCTAAGTTTTGGTCCCTCTTTGTCCCGAAGGTGTTCACTGCACACACGGCTTCAACAGGACAGGCTTTCTGATATGTGCGTACCTGGTGGAGAAGATGGACTGGAGGTAAGGGCTGCCCCCCCATTAATCACCTTGCCTgttaaaacatacacacacaaacacacacacacacacacacacacacacacacacacacacacacacacacacacacacacacacacaaagcttcgCAGATATGCTGGCCGACTAACAGTGACAGGATTCGTTACTTCACAACTGAGATGTTTGAATAATTTACCACAGCTCAGCAGAGGTGGGGCGGGTGGGGATACGCCTTtagtgagaggtggagcaacAGTCTGAGGAGGCAGAATCCCTGGAAGCTGCATAAAACCCTCCCACCACTTCCTGTGTTATGAATATTCTGAGGGCATTTACAGCCCTGTTCCAGTATCATGCGATGGTAGATAATTCGGCGATCAAATAATCAACACTGCTTTATCTTTTATCATTTTGCATGTAAATATATGCATTacaaaaaaatctgcatttAATGGCAGTCATATCTTTAAAGCATTTGTTCAAGCAAGTACATGTAACATGTACTAATAAGTTACTGATTAAATAGTAGAATAATTTAACGGGTAAGGACCTCCAGAGAAAAGCTTATCACAGACTGAGGAATATTTTTTCAATATTATGATCCTATGGGCaaatattgtttgtttcctttgaaACCAAATCTTATCTTTAACcgataatgtttttttaaaaagaaagtctTTAGTTAGGCTATATTCATGAAATAATTGCAAGTTACAGCCCTACATATAATTAACGTACACTAAGGAATATAAGATTAACCTTATCATAAGACaacctgtctgtgttttcttttcttatcaGCATCGAGGCAGCTGTGGCTGCTTTCACCAAGTCCAGGACTCCAGGGATCTACAAGGGAGACTACCTCAAAGAGCTTTTCCGTCGCTATGGAGACGAAGAGGACACACCCCCGGCCCCCGCACTGCCAGAGTGGTGCTTTGAAGACGTCAACGAAGGGGAAGTGGACGATGACGGCAACGCGGTCGGCCAGGATTCTGGCCCCAGCTCCTCTGGGTCGGGGCCTGGCAAACGAAAGAAAGAGAAGCTTAAACTGGTAAGACTTCCTGGAAGCAACAGGAAATGGACTTTCAAGCAGAAAGTGGGGTCCCTCTCTGCATGACACGGATCCCATGCAGGGCAATGCAGTGTCTCTGGGGAAGCTTCCCTTCTAAGTGATGGAACTGTTCAACTTCATATACAAATCCAGTAAATTTAATCTTTAGATTAAGAGAAAACAAGCCTTTCATCTCCTCAACAGCTGGCAAAGGTATAATTTGGATTCGATGTCAGGCGTGTCGTGATGTGGCGCTTTCATCAGCGCAGTCGAGTGAAATTAGAAGTGGTGAATCATCTCCTGTTGCGTGTAATTAGGTTTTCTTCTGTTTGCAGATGCTCTCATCCGAATAATCTTGAGTAGTTACAAGAAGCTCAAATTAAAATGGCAGCACCAACATTTCCCGCACTCAGAGTAATGGAGGCAGAATGGAAAGACAGAAGTAAATAGAAAACATAGAGTTGTGCAAATTTCATTTACACTCGGATACAAACTGTAAATTATTCAGTATCAGCTTTATTGCTCATATAACCAACGGAAAACCTGAATCAAGCCGAATCTAATAGTTGAGAATGTGATGCAGCAGAGATGTCTGGGGGGAAGAAGccagacgagagagagagaaagcagcagcagctcctcttgcaGACGACATTACTTCACTGTCATTAAACAATACTGTCTCTAGGTTGAGTGGTTTGCCTCACAGTCAGACTTGGTGGCCAGTTGGCTATTATGCAGAGAAATGTCTGCTCGGACGATGTGGAAAGTAGAAACGCTGCTCTGCTATTTTGGAAAGTACATAGATTAATCAATGATTGGCTCCTCAGTGTTGGAAAAGTGTTCCTGAGCTCCCCGGGTTAGAGATACTGGATGTGGTCAAGGGAATCCGGTTTCAGCCTCTTGTGGACTCGTTGCACTCTGCTGTAATGTGCTTGAACTATCCAAGGAGGAGTATAAATGTAGATGGCCTTACACTTAACACCCGGCTGTAATTCAATATCGTCGCGGATCAACTTTCTGAGGAATCAGAATGATTTGATACTAGCTTTTAAAAATACGAGCACGTCACAGTTGCTCAGAGCCAAAGGTGGCGTGACATGTTGAAGATATTTGATTTACTTCTTTACCGTATGCcattcatcctgagatatttgtgttccatttgtggaGCTTGTGGTAATTTGAGCTTGGAGCTTGGTGTAATTTGAACAAACTAAACGTTTTTTTAGGATTAGAGCTTCAGCTAATGATTAATGTGCCATTGATCAGTTATTAGATCATCAACCGTTTCCTCAACCTAAGAGCCAGAGTCCAAACCTGAAGAAAACCAACAATTATTCTCCCTCTGACAAATGAAGAAActgcaatgtttttttgaaatatcatttaaaaattaaactttTAATGATGAATTACTTGTCCAAAATATTACAGTTTCATTTTTCTTAGGCGAGATACCGGCTGATTAATAAGCTGCATTTGTCATCTTGATACCATCAAAGTCAGATTAATGAATATTTCAGCCACGTCACCTAAAGCTGCTCATACAGCACCTTATTATCTCTGGTCTTACAGATGCATTTAACTGTGGAATGTGTTACCTGAGCATGAGGAGTCATTTATTTAGATGACATTCCCATAAAACAGACACTTTTTAAGGTGGCCTAGTTTGACTCTTTTGTGTTACATGTAGAATTTAGAAAGTCGTAATTAATACAGTTTTCAAAGAAAAAGTCCTTAGAATGTAATGCAACTGCTTGTGTGCTGTTGGATGTCCCATATCTGTCGGCTGAAAGCACTAATGTCCCTGAAGTGAACTGTGTGAAGTTGCAGTGCTTGAATGCATCAAAGCACATTGACCCTGTGCTGTACTGTGTCTCACAAATTTGAACACTTACTCAATTTTGCTTTTTTACCATGTGTACTTTCACCTCAATTCAGAGGGATATACTgctgctttttttcttctctgaactgcATCCAAGTCCAAgcatctttttctttctctcctcctcccagggTGCAGTATTCCTCGAAGGCATTACGGTGAGAGGCGTCACACAGATCACCATACAACCCAAACTAGGCGAGATCCAAAGAATGTGTCAGGAGTTTTCAGAGTGGGACAGGTaggtctctccgtctctccttgGCCTCCACATCCCCCTGTGGGAGACTGTGCATGTCTCTATGTACATGTGTGGGTGGActgttctgtgttgtgtttgaccCATTGGTCCTAAACCACCTTTTCTGTAAGTTCGAGACGCCTCCAGACAAAAGCAGTGTAGgactattttttttctttcttctctgaaTTAACAAGTTGTTacagcttttttaaatgaaatcatcaAGTTGACTCTACTGCTGTTTGTTGTCCCAGCAGATGACATGTCAGGCTGCCGTTTTTAATCAATACCTGCTGTTGCCATTGTTGTTTCTGTTATACCTCTTCTCCCTTGCGGCCCTGTGCTTGCTTGTATCTCTcatgtatgtgttgtgtgttgtgttgtgttgtgttgtgttgtgttgtgttgtgttgtgtgtgtgtgtgtgtgtgttgtgttcctgtATTTCTAAGACTCGGCTTTATCATAAAAAAGACTAGTTTATATCTACAATTCTTTTATTtagtcagtgttgtgttttcttattctcTCAGTCACACTTACCAgtgtttctgtattttgcaGCTCAGTTAATATTACACATATCGCACCTTCCGCaattcattcttatttatttattataattttgtagTGAGGACAGTGTGCTAACACTcaggagtgtgagtgtgagtgtgagtgtgagtgtgagtgtgagtgtgtgtgtgtgtgtgtgtgtgtgtgtgtgtgtgtgtgtgtgtgtgtgtgtgtgtgtgtgtgtgtgtgtgtgtgtgtgtgtgtgtgtgtgtgtgtgtgtgtgtgtgtgtgtgtgtgtgtgtgcgtgtcactTTAAATAACACTGAGGCAGGTGTTTTCACATCTGGGTTTCGATGGAGTCTAAAAAAGTCTTTAATGTCCTTAAATATGTTCAAATATAATGTACTAGGTCTTACATACTTTAGGTCGGTCTTAATTTTGTTATCCTCATTTAATGCTACTACCGTCAtgcttaaaaatatatttttaatagaaATTTTCTGGCGACCTGCATAGTTAGCAAATTGAGGTCGCCTGTAAAGATTAGATACAAGAGGGCGTATTTGTCGGGGTTGGTTGGCATATAAATTAATGTCACCCATTGTGTTTTGATCATTTTTTTCAGGTCTGGTTTTCCCGGTGCTCAGCCCGTTTCCATGGACAGACAAAACCTAAGTTTCCTGGAACAGAAACCATACAAAGTCAGCTGGAAAGCTGATGGCACACGGTGGGTCGACTGTTCATGGCTTTTCTTTCCCATTAGTAACtctttgtccctgtgtgtcGATACCAGTACCGCTATCTCCGAGCTATTGGTTCCTCTAATTGCTACCTTTCTGAGTCAATACAGACAGTTTGTGTCCATGGGAGCTGTCCATCAAGGTTGTATGTATCAGAGGTGTCAATTTACTTTCCTGGCTTGTTAATGAAGACTGAGTAGAATACTAACACGGATTATAT is part of the Limanda limanda chromosome 18, fLimLim1.1, whole genome shotgun sequence genome and encodes:
- the rngtt gene encoding mRNA-capping enzyme isoform X2, which translates into the protein MSHVGPPPRWRNCPRKGNPVAGKFLPMKTMLGPRYDDQVAEGNRFNPEMLSNFLKSLKVKMGLLIDLTNTTRFYDRNDIETEGIKYLKLQCKGHGESPSKETTEMFIKLCDDFIEKNPTEMIGVHCTHGFNRTGFLICAYLVEKMDWSIEAAVAAFTKSRTPGIYKGDYLKELFRRYGDEEDTPPAPALPEWCFEDVNEGEVDDDGNAVGQDSGPSSSGSGPGKRKKEKLKLGAVFLEGITVRGVTQITIQPKLGEIQRMCQEFSEWDRSGFPGAQPVSMDRQNLSFLEQKPYKVSWKADGTRYMMLINGKNEVFMIDRDNSVFHIANLEFPFRKDPRHHLANTLLDGEMIIDKVNGQPVPRYLIYDIIKFNGQAVGQCDFNIRLLCMEKEIISPRLEKMKTGQIDKTKEPFSVRNKPFFDIHAARKRYKAGRCDDILKWKPPELNSVDFRLKITKVGGEGLIPQTVGLLYVGSYEMPFAQMKASKELKNYDNKIIECTFAGNSWVFMRQRVDKSFPNSYETAIAVCNSIKEPVTKDFLLQFVDRCTQGLQAQNRKHPPDPDAELMPPPPPKRPNRAVP